The following are encoded in a window of Suncus etruscus isolate mSunEtr1 chromosome 16, mSunEtr1.pri.cur, whole genome shotgun sequence genomic DNA:
- the LOC126032179 gene encoding platelet basic protein-like has protein sequence MNLRPNTINFSCVLQMLLLSLLMTTLLASSEESTGAAEDRHIELRCMCVNVISGIHPSNIQKLNVIRAGPHCAQVEVIATLKDGNEVCLDPEAPRIKKIVQKILEGDGPTN, from the exons ATGAACCTCAGACCTAATACCATCAATTTCTCCTGTGTGCTACAGATGCTGCTGTTGTCACTGCTTATGACCACTCTGCTTGCCTCCAGCGAAGAAA GTACAGGAGCAGCAGAGGACAGGCACATTGAACTTCGCTGCATGTGTGTGAACGTCATCTCTGGTATTCATCCCAGCAATATCCAAAAGTTAAACGTGATCAGGGCAGGACCACACTGTGCCCAAGTCGAAGTGAT AGCAACACTGAAGGATGGGAATGAAGTCTGCCTGGACCCAGAAGCTCCCAGAATCAAGAAAATAGTACAGAAAATTTTAGAAGGTGATGGACCAACTAATTAG
- the LOC126032180 gene encoding platelet factor 4-like, translating into MARDDGDDETPYSNLEDPEKMNRDLQCLCVENASQFHFKHISSLELIRASVYCPNIQLIATLKNGRKICLDPQTTQNKKIIRKLLKSQLLSA; encoded by the exons ATGGCTAGAGATGATGGAGATGATGAAA CCCCTTACTCAAACCTAGAAGATCCTGAAAAAATGAATAGAGACCTTCAGTGCTTGTGTGTGGAGAATGCTTCCCAATTTCACTTCAAACACATCTCCAGCCTGGAGTTGATCAGGGCCAGTGTCTACTGTCCTAACATCCAACTGAT AGCCACATTAAAGAATGGGAGGAAGATTTGTTTGGATCCTCAAACCACtcagaataagaaaataatcagGAAACTTTTGAAGAGTCAGCTACTATCTGCATAA